A genomic stretch from Neodiprion fabricii isolate iyNeoFabr1 chromosome 3, iyNeoFabr1.1, whole genome shotgun sequence includes:
- the LOC124177977 gene encoding uncharacterized protein LOC124177977, with product MSVSRTTNKLFSGRHNFILHSWYQNFHKVRSCLEPVASGSVIWIPRKTEKFRENNEPVVYYCRAVGPETTDKRDVKKRWIPVRPDVVSPKYIRPNECHLHQSHLNSQSAVTTTLTCMLPHRGRVVKRKDIRWDVGSHKTSVEMTDELETHWGRPACCSTQWAEAFTASTGCPPY from the exons ATGTCGgtgagccgaaccacgaataAACTATTCTCGGGTCgtcataattttatattacacagctggtatcaaaattttcacaaagtGCGATCGTGCTTAGAACCCGTAGCTTCAGGAAGCGTTATATGGATACCAAGAAAGACTGAAAAGTTTCGCGAAAATAACGAACCTGTAGTATATTACTGCAGAGCAGTTGGACCAGAAACAACCGACAAAAGGGATGTTAAAAAGCGATGGATTCCAGTCAGACCTGACGTCGTTTCACCCAA ATACATCAGGCCTAACGAATGTCATCTTCATCAATCACACCTGAACTCTCAAAGCGCCGTTACAACTACACTAACATGTATGCTTCCTCACCGAGGCAGAGTTGTGAAACGCAAAGACATTCGATGGGATGTTGGGTCGCACAAAACCTCTGTGGAAATGACTGACGAGTTGGAAACACACTGGGGCAGACCAGCCTGCTGTTCTACGCAGTGGGCTGAGGCATTTACAGCCTCGACGGGATGCCCACCGTATTAA
- the LOC124177974 gene encoding mitochondrial import receptor subunit TOM40 homolog 1 → MGNVLAASAPPPPPSPLSSPLPGFAKQDPVTGTYSAVSPASESEEKLENPGTIEDLHKTCKDIFPVNFEGAKLMVNKGLSNHFHVSHTINMSSGPQSGYRFGATYVGTKQISPTEAYPVLLGDIDPSGNLNSNVIHQFSQRIRGKLATQVQQNKFTAAQMTSDYRGDTYTVSLTLGNPDIISGAGVLVTHYLQSITPSLALGGELAYQRGPGIPGGHIAVLSAAGRYTNGESTISGSLGLAGCHLCFHQKASQQLQVGVELEVNSRMQESIATIAYQIDLPKADLVFRGSVDSNWTVGAVLEKKLQPLPFSFALSGMLNHNKHQFRLGCGLIIG, encoded by the exons ATGGGTAACGTTCTCGCAGCATCAGCGCCGCCCCCGCCCCCGTCACCGCTCTCGAGTCCGCTGCCGGGTTTTGCAAAGCAGGACCCGGTGACCGGGACTTACTCCGCGGTTTCCCCGGCCTCCGAGTCCGAGGAAAAATTGGAGAACCCCGGAACCATCGAAGACCTCCACAAGACGTGCAAAG ATATCTTCCCGGTAAACTTTGAGGGCGCCAAGCTGATGGTCAACAAAGGCCTGAGCAATCATTTCCATGTCTCACACACAATCAATATGAGCTCGGGTCCACAGTCCGGATACAG ATTTGGGGCAACATATGTCGGGACTAAACAGATTTCTCCCACAGAGGCGTACCCCGTTCTGCTGGGGGACATTGACCCAAGTGGCAATCTAAACTCAAACGTAATTCACCAGTTTAGTCAGAGAATAAGAGGCAAACTGGCAACGCAGGTACAGCAGAACAAATTCACAGCAGCACAGATGACATCTGATTACCGAGGCGATACATATACTGTTTCGTTAACCCTTGGTAACCCGGACATTATCTCTGGAGCTG GTGTCCTCGTAACGCATTACCTGCAAAGCATCACGCCGTCGTTAGCATTGGGTGGTGAACTTGCTTACCAGCGAGGTCCTGGAATCCCTGGCGGACACATAGCGGTTCTTTCTGCTGCTGGAAGGTACACAAATGGCGAATCCACGATCAGCGGTAGTCTTG GTTTAGCAGGGTGTCACCTATGTTTCCATCAAAAAGCTAGTCAACAGCTGCAAGTTGGGGTTGAACTGGAGGTAAATTCGAGAATGCAGGAGTCCATAGCCACTATTGCTTACCAAATTGACCTGCCCAAAGCAGATCTAGTCTTCAGAG GAAGCGTCGATTCGAATTGGACGGTGGGTGCGGTACTGGAGAAGAAATTGCAGCCATTACCATTCTCGTTTGCGTTGAGCGGGATGCTCAATCACAATAAGCACCAATTCAGACTGGGATGTGGTCTGATTATTGGTTAA
- the LOC124177975 gene encoding charged multivesicular body protein 3 → MGLFGKSHEQNPKEMVQEWTHKLRKEGYQLDRQVRAIQREEDKVKRSLKEAAKKGDKDVCTILAKEVIRARKACNKIYTSKAHLNSVSLQMKNQLATIRVAGSLSKSTEVMQAMQSLIKVPEVAATMREMSKEMMKAGIIEEMLDETMDSVEDSEEMEDEAQEEVDKVLWELTAGQLGTAPAVVTETPGVQPVAASSSKEEEVEDVDDTELEEMKNRLQSLRS, encoded by the exons ATGGGTCTCTTCGGTAAATCTCACGAGCAAAACCCGAAAGAAATG GTCCAAGAATGGACGCACAAGTTGAGGAAAGAAGGTTATCAATTGGATAGGCAGGTTCGCG CCATTCAACGAGAAGAGGACAAGGTTAAGCGATCGCTAAAAGAGGCAGCAAAGAAAGGTGACAAGGATGTCTGCACAATTCTGGCGAAGGAAGTAATTAGGGCGAGGAAAGCGTGcaacaaaatttacacatCCAAAGCGCACTTGAATTCAGTTTCGCTCCagatgaaaaatcaactgGCGACGATACGAGTCGCCGGTTCGCTCTCCAAGTCCACCGAAGTAATGCAGGCCATGCAATCTCTGATCAAGGTCCCAGAAGTAGCTGCAACAATGAGAGAAATGTCAAAGGAAATGATGAAAGCAGGAATAATTGAAGAAATGCTAGACGAAACCATGGATTCGGTGGAAGATTCTGAAGAGATGGAAGATGAAGCACAGGAAGAAGTTGACAAG GTTCTGTGGGAACTAACGGCAGGCCAATTGGGGACAGCTCCTGCCGTTGTTACCGAAACGCCCGGTGTACAACCGGTTGCGGCGTCGTCGTCCAAGGAAGAAGAAGTGGAAGACGTCGACGATACTGAGTTGGAAGAGATGAAAAACAGATTGCAAAGTCTGCGTAGTTAG